From Halichoerus grypus chromosome 6, mHalGry1.hap1.1, whole genome shotgun sequence, one genomic window encodes:
- the ITGA7 gene encoding integrin alpha-7 isoform X2, which translates to MAGTPGRDPRGAPGICYLLGSLLAGLLAPGAVAFNLDVMGALRKEGEPGSLFGFSVALHRQLQPRPQSWLLVGAPQALALPGQQANRTGGLFACPLSLEETDCYRVDIDRGADVQKESKENQWLGVSVRSQGPGGKIVTCAHRYEARQRVDQILETRDVIGRCFVLSQDLAIRDELDGGEWKFCEGRPQSHEQFGFCQQGTARVELCAQGSADLAHLDDGPYEAGGEKEQDPRLIPVPANSYFGRDPSLAQSCSNPLLLSLVLPLHAPILLSLSLSLSLTLSLSVFLSLILISLVSVSLIFFLSLFLFYLLLLAFMSGSVSPLCGPSSGCPFPGVSPHLPPAGLLFVTNIDSSDPDQLVYKTLDPADRLPGPAGDLALNSYLGFSIDSGKGLVRAEELSFVAGAPRANHKGAVVILRKDSASRLVPEVTLSGERLTSGFGYSLAVADLNNDGWADLVVGAPYFFERQEELGGAVYVYMNQGGHWAGVSPLRLCGSPDSMFGISLAVLGDINQDGFADIAVGAPFDGDGKVFIYHGSSLGVVIKPSQVLEGEAVGIKSFGYSLSGGLDVDGNHYPDLLVGSLADTAVLFRARPVLHVSHEVFIAPRAIDLEQPNCAAGHSVCVDLRVCFSYIATPSSYSPIVALDYVLDGDTDRRLRGQVPRVTFLSRGPDDPKHQASGTVWLKHQHDRVCGDTMFQLQENVKDKLRAIVVTLTYNLQTPRLRRQAPGQGLPPVAPILNAHQPSTQRAEIHFLKQGCGEDKICQSNLQLVHARFCARVSDTEFQPLPMDADGTTALFALSGQPVIGLELTVTNLPSDPAQPQADGDDAHEAQLLVTLPASLHYSGVRALDPAEKPLCLSNENASHVECELGNPMKRGAQVTFYLILSTSGITIETTELEVELLLATISEQELYPISVRARVFIELPLSITGLAIPQQLFFSGVVRGESAMKSERDIGSKVKYEVTVSNQGQSLNTLGSAFLNIMWPHEIANGKWLLYPVRVELEGGQGPGQKGLCSPRPNILQLDVDSRDRRRRELEQPEQEEHPEPLEPSTSWWPVSSAEKKKNITLDCARGTANCVVFSCPLYSFDRAAVLHVWGRLWNSTFLEEYSAVKSLEVIVRANITVKSSIKNLLLRDASTVIPVMVYLDPVAVVAEGVPWWVILMAVLAGLLVLALLVLLMWKMGFFKRARYPEATVPQYHAVKIPREDRQQFKEEKTGTILRNNWGSPRREGPDAHPILAADGHPEPGSDGHPVSGTT; encoded by the exons GCTGCTGGTGGGTGCTCCGCAGGCCCTGGCTCTGCCTGGGCAGCAGGCGAATCGCACCGGAGGCCTCTTCGCTTGCCCCCTGAGCCTGGAAGAGACTGACTGCTACAGAGTGGACATCGACCGCGGAG CTGACGTGCAGAAGGAGAGCAAGGAGAACCAGTGGTTGGGAGTCAGTGTTCGGAGCCAAGGACCTGGGGGCAAGATTGTC ACCTGCGCGCACCGGTACGAGGCTCGGCAGCGAGTAGACCAGATCCTAGAGACCAGGGATGTGATCGGTCGCTGCTTTGTGCTAAGCCAAGACCTGGCCATCCGTGATGAGCTGGATGGTGGGGAATGGAAGTTCTGTGAGGGGCGCCCCCAGAGCCACGAACAATTTGGGTTCTGCCAGCAGG GCACCGCCAGGGTGGAGCTCTGTGCGCAGGGCTCAGCGGACCTGGCGCACCTGGACGACGGGCCCTACGAGGCGGGGGGTGAGAAGGAGCAGGACCCCCGCCTCATCCCGGTCCCTGCCAACAGCTACTTTGGTAGGGACCCCTCCCTGGCCCAGAGCTGCTCTaaccctctgctcctctctcttgtCCTCCCTCTCCATGCTCCCatccttctgtctctgtctctgtctctgtctctcaccctttctctctctgtctttctgtctctgattcttatctctctggtctctgtctctctcatattctttctctccctcttcctcttctaccTCCTTCTTCTTGCCTTTATGTCTGGCTCTGTCTCCCCACTCTGTGGCCCCTCCTCTGGATGTCCCTTCCCTGGTGtttccccccacctgccccccgcAGGGTTGCTCTTTGTGACCAACATTGATAGCTCTGACCCTGACCAGCTGGTGTATAAAACTTTGGACCCTGCTGACCGGCTCCCAGGACCAGCCGGAGACTTGGCCCTGAATAGCTACTTAG GTTTCTCCATTGACTCGGGGAAGGGTCTGGTGCGTGCAGAGGAGCTGAGCTTTGTGGCAGGGGCCCCCCGTGCCAACCACAAGGGTGCTGTGGTCATTCTGCGCAAAGACAGTGCCAGCCGCCTGGTGCCCGAAGTTACGCTGTCTGGGGAGCGCCTGACCTCTGGCTTTGGCTACTCGCTGGCTGTGGCTGATCTCAACAATGATGG CTGGGCAGACCTGGTAGTGGGTGCCCCTTACTTCTTTGAGCGCCAAGAAGAGCTGGGGGGTGCCGTGTATGTGTACATGAACCAGGGGGGTCACTGGGCTGGGGTCTCCCCTCTCCGGCTCTGTGGCTCTCCTGACTCCATGTTCGGGATCAGCCTGGCTGTCTTGGGGGACATCAACCAAGATGGCTTTGCAG ATATCGCTGTGGGGGCTCCCTTTGATGGGgatgggaaagtctttatctacCATGGGAGCAGCCTGGGGGTTGTCATCAAACCTTCCCAG GTGCTGGAGGGTGAGGCCGTGGGTATAAAGAGCTTTGGCTACTCCCTTTCGGGTGGCCTGGATGTGGATGGGAACCATTACCCGGACCTACTGGTCGGCTCCCTGGCCGACACTGCTGTGCTTTTTAG ggccAGACCCGTCCTTCATGTCTCCCATGAGGTCTTCATTGCTCCCCGAGCCATCGACCTAGAGCAGCCTAACTGTGCTGCTGGCCACTCGGTCTG CGTGGACTTGAGGGTCTGTTTCAGCTACATTGCAACCCCCAGCAGCTACAGCCCTATTGTGG CCCTGGATTATGTGTTAGATGGAGACACAGACAGGAGGCTCCGGGGCCAGGTCCCCCGTGTGACCTTCCTGAGCCGTGGCCCAGATGACCCCAAGCACCAGGCCTCAGGCACCGTGTGGCTGAAGCACCAGCATGACCGAGTCTGTGGAGACACCATGTTCCAGCTACAG GAGAATGTCAAAGACAAGCTTCGGGCCATTGTGGTGACTCTGACCTACAATCTCCAGACTCCACGGCTCCGGCGACAGGCTCCTGGCCAGGGGCTGCCCCCAGTGGCCCCCATCCTCAATGCTCACCAGCCCAGCACCCAGAGGGCAGAG ATCCACTTCCTGAAGCAAGGTTGTGGTGAAGACAAGATCTGCCAGAGCAATCTGCAGCTGGTCCATGCGCGCTTCTGTGCCCGCGTCAGTGACACGGAGTTCCAGCCTCTGCCCAT GGATGCAGATGGGACAACAGCCCTGTTTGCCCTGAGTGGGCAGCCGGTCATTGGCCTGGAGCTGACGGTCACTAACCTGCCCTCGgatccagcccagccccaggctgaTGGGGATGATGCTCACGAAGCCCAGCTTCTGGtcaccctccctgcctctctgcactACTCAGGAGTCCGCGCCCTGGACCCCGCG GAGAAGCCGCTCTGCCTGTCCAATGAGAATGCCTCCCATGTCGAGTGTGAGCTGGGGAACCCCATGAAGAGAGGTGCCCAG GTCACCTTTTACCTCATCCTTAGCACCTCAGGGATCACTATTGAGACCACAGAGCTGGAAGTGGAACTGCTCTTGGCCAC GATCAGCGAGCAGGAGCTTTATCCGATCTCTGTCCGAGCTCGTGTCTTCATTGAGCTGCCGCTGTCCATCACAGG gctggccattccccagcaGCTCTTCTTCTCTGGTGTGGTGCGGGGTGAGAGCGCCATGAAGTCTGAACGGGATATAGGCAGCAAGGTCAAGTATGAGGTCACG GTCTCCAACCAAGGCCAGTCGCTGAACACCCTAGGCTCTGCCTTCCTCAACATCATGTGGCCCCATGAGATAGCCAACGGGAAGTGGCTGCTGTACCCCGTGCGGGTGGAGCTGGAGGGCGGGCAGGGGCCCGGGCAGAAGGGGCTCTGCTCCCCGAGGCCCAACATCCTCCAGCTG GATGTGGACAGCAGGGACAGACGGCGACGGGAACTGGAGCAGCCGGAACAGGAGGAGCATCCTGAGCCGCTGGAGCCCAGCACGTCCTGGTGGCCGGTGTCCTCCgctgagaagaagaaaaacatcacCCTG GACTGTGCCCGGGGCACCGCCAACTGCGTGGTATTCAGCTGCCCTCTCTACAGCTTTGACCGCGCCGCTGTGCTGCACGTGTGGGGCCGCCTCTGGAACAGCACCTTCTTGGAG GAGTACTCAGCTGTGAAGTCCCTGGAAGTGATCGTCCGAGCCAATATCACTGTGAAGTCTTCTATCAAGAACTTGCTGCTCAGAGATGCCTCCACGGTG ATCCCCGTGATGGTTTACCTGGACCCCGTGGCTGTGGTGGCAGAAGGAGTCCCCTGGTGGGTCATCCTCATGGCCGTCCTGGCCGGGCTGCTGGTGCTGGCACTGCTGGTGCTGCTCATGTGGAAG ATGGGATTCTTCAAGCGGGCACGGTACCCCGAGGCCACTGTGCCCCAGTACCACGCGGTGAAAATCCCGCGGGAAGACCGGCAGCAGTTCAAGGAGGAGAAGACAGGCACTATCCTGAGGAACAACTGGGGCAGCCCCCGGCGGGAGGGCCCCGATGCGCACCCCATCCTGGCTGCTGATGGGCACCCTGAGCCAGGTTCCGATGGGCATCCTGTGTCAGGCACCACCTAG
- the ITGA7 gene encoding integrin alpha-7 isoform X1, protein MAGTPGRDPRGAPGICYLLGSLLAGLLAPGAVAFNLDVMGALRKEGEPGSLFGFSVALHRQLQPRPQSWLLVGAPQALALPGQQANRTGGLFACPLSLEETDCYRVDIDRGADVQKESKENQWLGVSVRSQGPGGKIVTCAHRYEARQRVDQILETRDVIGRCFVLSQDLAIRDELDGGEWKFCEGRPQSHEQFGFCQQGTAAAFSPDSHYLLFGAPGTYNWKGTARVELCAQGSADLAHLDDGPYEAGGEKEQDPRLIPVPANSYFGRDPSLAQSCSNPLLLSLVLPLHAPILLSLSLSLSLTLSLSVFLSLILISLVSVSLIFFLSLFLFYLLLLAFMSGSVSPLCGPSSGCPFPGVSPHLPPAGLLFVTNIDSSDPDQLVYKTLDPADRLPGPAGDLALNSYLGFSIDSGKGLVRAEELSFVAGAPRANHKGAVVILRKDSASRLVPEVTLSGERLTSGFGYSLAVADLNNDGWADLVVGAPYFFERQEELGGAVYVYMNQGGHWAGVSPLRLCGSPDSMFGISLAVLGDINQDGFADIAVGAPFDGDGKVFIYHGSSLGVVIKPSQVLEGEAVGIKSFGYSLSGGLDVDGNHYPDLLVGSLADTAVLFRARPVLHVSHEVFIAPRAIDLEQPNCAAGHSVCVDLRVCFSYIATPSSYSPIVALDYVLDGDTDRRLRGQVPRVTFLSRGPDDPKHQASGTVWLKHQHDRVCGDTMFQLQENVKDKLRAIVVTLTYNLQTPRLRRQAPGQGLPPVAPILNAHQPSTQRAEIHFLKQGCGEDKICQSNLQLVHARFCARVSDTEFQPLPMDADGTTALFALSGQPVIGLELTVTNLPSDPAQPQADGDDAHEAQLLVTLPASLHYSGVRALDPAEKPLCLSNENASHVECELGNPMKRGAQVTFYLILSTSGITIETTELEVELLLATISEQELYPISVRARVFIELPLSITGLAIPQQLFFSGVVRGESAMKSERDIGSKVKYEVTVSNQGQSLNTLGSAFLNIMWPHEIANGKWLLYPVRVELEGGQGPGQKGLCSPRPNILQLDVDSRDRRRRELEQPEQEEHPEPLEPSTSWWPVSSAEKKKNITLDCARGTANCVVFSCPLYSFDRAAVLHVWGRLWNSTFLEEYSAVKSLEVIVRANITVKSSIKNLLLRDASTVIPVMVYLDPVAVVAEGVPWWVILMAVLAGLLVLALLVLLMWKMGFFKRARYPEATVPQYHAVKIPREDRQQFKEEKTGTILRNNWGSPRREGPDAHPILAADGHPEPGSDGHPVSGTT, encoded by the exons GCTGCTGGTGGGTGCTCCGCAGGCCCTGGCTCTGCCTGGGCAGCAGGCGAATCGCACCGGAGGCCTCTTCGCTTGCCCCCTGAGCCTGGAAGAGACTGACTGCTACAGAGTGGACATCGACCGCGGAG CTGACGTGCAGAAGGAGAGCAAGGAGAACCAGTGGTTGGGAGTCAGTGTTCGGAGCCAAGGACCTGGGGGCAAGATTGTC ACCTGCGCGCACCGGTACGAGGCTCGGCAGCGAGTAGACCAGATCCTAGAGACCAGGGATGTGATCGGTCGCTGCTTTGTGCTAAGCCAAGACCTGGCCATCCGTGATGAGCTGGATGGTGGGGAATGGAAGTTCTGTGAGGGGCGCCCCCAGAGCCACGAACAATTTGGGTTCTGCCAGCAGGGTACAGCCGCTGCCTTCTCCCCCGACAGCCATTACCTCCTCTTTGGGGCCCCGGGAACCTATAACTGGAAGG GCACCGCCAGGGTGGAGCTCTGTGCGCAGGGCTCAGCGGACCTGGCGCACCTGGACGACGGGCCCTACGAGGCGGGGGGTGAGAAGGAGCAGGACCCCCGCCTCATCCCGGTCCCTGCCAACAGCTACTTTGGTAGGGACCCCTCCCTGGCCCAGAGCTGCTCTaaccctctgctcctctctcttgtCCTCCCTCTCCATGCTCCCatccttctgtctctgtctctgtctctgtctctcaccctttctctctctgtctttctgtctctgattcttatctctctggtctctgtctctctcatattctttctctccctcttcctcttctaccTCCTTCTTCTTGCCTTTATGTCTGGCTCTGTCTCCCCACTCTGTGGCCCCTCCTCTGGATGTCCCTTCCCTGGTGtttccccccacctgccccccgcAGGGTTGCTCTTTGTGACCAACATTGATAGCTCTGACCCTGACCAGCTGGTGTATAAAACTTTGGACCCTGCTGACCGGCTCCCAGGACCAGCCGGAGACTTGGCCCTGAATAGCTACTTAG GTTTCTCCATTGACTCGGGGAAGGGTCTGGTGCGTGCAGAGGAGCTGAGCTTTGTGGCAGGGGCCCCCCGTGCCAACCACAAGGGTGCTGTGGTCATTCTGCGCAAAGACAGTGCCAGCCGCCTGGTGCCCGAAGTTACGCTGTCTGGGGAGCGCCTGACCTCTGGCTTTGGCTACTCGCTGGCTGTGGCTGATCTCAACAATGATGG CTGGGCAGACCTGGTAGTGGGTGCCCCTTACTTCTTTGAGCGCCAAGAAGAGCTGGGGGGTGCCGTGTATGTGTACATGAACCAGGGGGGTCACTGGGCTGGGGTCTCCCCTCTCCGGCTCTGTGGCTCTCCTGACTCCATGTTCGGGATCAGCCTGGCTGTCTTGGGGGACATCAACCAAGATGGCTTTGCAG ATATCGCTGTGGGGGCTCCCTTTGATGGGgatgggaaagtctttatctacCATGGGAGCAGCCTGGGGGTTGTCATCAAACCTTCCCAG GTGCTGGAGGGTGAGGCCGTGGGTATAAAGAGCTTTGGCTACTCCCTTTCGGGTGGCCTGGATGTGGATGGGAACCATTACCCGGACCTACTGGTCGGCTCCCTGGCCGACACTGCTGTGCTTTTTAG ggccAGACCCGTCCTTCATGTCTCCCATGAGGTCTTCATTGCTCCCCGAGCCATCGACCTAGAGCAGCCTAACTGTGCTGCTGGCCACTCGGTCTG CGTGGACTTGAGGGTCTGTTTCAGCTACATTGCAACCCCCAGCAGCTACAGCCCTATTGTGG CCCTGGATTATGTGTTAGATGGAGACACAGACAGGAGGCTCCGGGGCCAGGTCCCCCGTGTGACCTTCCTGAGCCGTGGCCCAGATGACCCCAAGCACCAGGCCTCAGGCACCGTGTGGCTGAAGCACCAGCATGACCGAGTCTGTGGAGACACCATGTTCCAGCTACAG GAGAATGTCAAAGACAAGCTTCGGGCCATTGTGGTGACTCTGACCTACAATCTCCAGACTCCACGGCTCCGGCGACAGGCTCCTGGCCAGGGGCTGCCCCCAGTGGCCCCCATCCTCAATGCTCACCAGCCCAGCACCCAGAGGGCAGAG ATCCACTTCCTGAAGCAAGGTTGTGGTGAAGACAAGATCTGCCAGAGCAATCTGCAGCTGGTCCATGCGCGCTTCTGTGCCCGCGTCAGTGACACGGAGTTCCAGCCTCTGCCCAT GGATGCAGATGGGACAACAGCCCTGTTTGCCCTGAGTGGGCAGCCGGTCATTGGCCTGGAGCTGACGGTCACTAACCTGCCCTCGgatccagcccagccccaggctgaTGGGGATGATGCTCACGAAGCCCAGCTTCTGGtcaccctccctgcctctctgcactACTCAGGAGTCCGCGCCCTGGACCCCGCG GAGAAGCCGCTCTGCCTGTCCAATGAGAATGCCTCCCATGTCGAGTGTGAGCTGGGGAACCCCATGAAGAGAGGTGCCCAG GTCACCTTTTACCTCATCCTTAGCACCTCAGGGATCACTATTGAGACCACAGAGCTGGAAGTGGAACTGCTCTTGGCCAC GATCAGCGAGCAGGAGCTTTATCCGATCTCTGTCCGAGCTCGTGTCTTCATTGAGCTGCCGCTGTCCATCACAGG gctggccattccccagcaGCTCTTCTTCTCTGGTGTGGTGCGGGGTGAGAGCGCCATGAAGTCTGAACGGGATATAGGCAGCAAGGTCAAGTATGAGGTCACG GTCTCCAACCAAGGCCAGTCGCTGAACACCCTAGGCTCTGCCTTCCTCAACATCATGTGGCCCCATGAGATAGCCAACGGGAAGTGGCTGCTGTACCCCGTGCGGGTGGAGCTGGAGGGCGGGCAGGGGCCCGGGCAGAAGGGGCTCTGCTCCCCGAGGCCCAACATCCTCCAGCTG GATGTGGACAGCAGGGACAGACGGCGACGGGAACTGGAGCAGCCGGAACAGGAGGAGCATCCTGAGCCGCTGGAGCCCAGCACGTCCTGGTGGCCGGTGTCCTCCgctgagaagaagaaaaacatcacCCTG GACTGTGCCCGGGGCACCGCCAACTGCGTGGTATTCAGCTGCCCTCTCTACAGCTTTGACCGCGCCGCTGTGCTGCACGTGTGGGGCCGCCTCTGGAACAGCACCTTCTTGGAG GAGTACTCAGCTGTGAAGTCCCTGGAAGTGATCGTCCGAGCCAATATCACTGTGAAGTCTTCTATCAAGAACTTGCTGCTCAGAGATGCCTCCACGGTG ATCCCCGTGATGGTTTACCTGGACCCCGTGGCTGTGGTGGCAGAAGGAGTCCCCTGGTGGGTCATCCTCATGGCCGTCCTGGCCGGGCTGCTGGTGCTGGCACTGCTGGTGCTGCTCATGTGGAAG ATGGGATTCTTCAAGCGGGCACGGTACCCCGAGGCCACTGTGCCCCAGTACCACGCGGTGAAAATCCCGCGGGAAGACCGGCAGCAGTTCAAGGAGGAGAAGACAGGCACTATCCTGAGGAACAACTGGGGCAGCCCCCGGCGGGAGGGCCCCGATGCGCACCCCATCCTGGCTGCTGATGGGCACCCTGAGCCAGGTTCCGATGGGCATCCTGTGTCAGGCACCACCTAG
- the ITGA7 gene encoding integrin alpha-7 isoform X4 has product MAGTPGRDPRGAPGICYLLGSLLAGLLAPGAVAFNLDVMGALRKEGEPGSLFGFSVALHRQLQPRPQSWLLVGAPQALALPGQQANRTGGLFACPLSLEETDCYRVDIDRGADVQKESKENQWLGVSVRSQGPGGKIVTCAHRYEARQRVDQILETRDVIGRCFVLSQDLAIRDELDGGEWKFCEGRPQSHEQFGFCQQGTAAAFSPDSHYLLFGAPGTYNWKGTARVELCAQGSADLAHLDDGPYEAGGEKEQDPRLIPVPANSYFGLLFVTNIDSSDPDQLVYKTLDPADRLPGPAGDLALNSYLGFSIDSGKGLVRAEELSFVAGAPRANHKGAVVILRKDSASRLVPEVTLSGERLTSGFGYSLAVADLNNDGWADLVVGAPYFFERQEELGGAVYVYMNQGGHWAGVSPLRLCGSPDSMFGISLAVLGDINQDGFADIAVGAPFDGDGKVFIYHGSSLGVVIKPSQVLEGEAVGIKSFGYSLSGGLDVDGNHYPDLLVGSLADTAVLFRARPVLHVSHEVFIAPRAIDLEQPNCAAGHSVCVDLRVCFSYIATPSSYSPIVALDYVLDGDTDRRLRGQVPRVTFLSRGPDDPKHQASGTVWLKHQHDRVCGDTMFQLQENVKDKLRAIVVTLTYNLQTPRLRRQAPGQGLPPVAPILNAHQPSTQRAEIHFLKQGCGEDKICQSNLQLVHARFCARVSDTEFQPLPMDADGTTALFALSGQPVIGLELTVTNLPSDPAQPQADGDDAHEAQLLVTLPASLHYSGVRALDPAEKPLCLSNENASHVECELGNPMKRGAQVTFYLILSTSGITIETTELEVELLLATISEQELYPISVRARVFIELPLSITGLAIPQQLFFSGVVRGESAMKSERDIGSKVKYEVTVSNQGQSLNTLGSAFLNIMWPHEIANGKWLLYPVRVELEGGQGPGQKGLCSPRPNILQLDVDSRDRRRRELEQPEQEEHPEPLEPSTSWWPVSSAEKKKNITLDCARGTANCVVFSCPLYSFDRAAVLHVWGRLWNSTFLEEYSAVKSLEVIVRANITVKSSIKNLLLRDASTVIPVMVYLDPVAVVAEGVPWWVILMAVLAGLLVLALLVLLMWKMGFFKRARYPEATVPQYHAVKIPREDRQQFKEEKTGTILRNNWGSPRREGPDAHPILAADGHPEPGSDGHPVSGTT; this is encoded by the exons GCTGCTGGTGGGTGCTCCGCAGGCCCTGGCTCTGCCTGGGCAGCAGGCGAATCGCACCGGAGGCCTCTTCGCTTGCCCCCTGAGCCTGGAAGAGACTGACTGCTACAGAGTGGACATCGACCGCGGAG CTGACGTGCAGAAGGAGAGCAAGGAGAACCAGTGGTTGGGAGTCAGTGTTCGGAGCCAAGGACCTGGGGGCAAGATTGTC ACCTGCGCGCACCGGTACGAGGCTCGGCAGCGAGTAGACCAGATCCTAGAGACCAGGGATGTGATCGGTCGCTGCTTTGTGCTAAGCCAAGACCTGGCCATCCGTGATGAGCTGGATGGTGGGGAATGGAAGTTCTGTGAGGGGCGCCCCCAGAGCCACGAACAATTTGGGTTCTGCCAGCAGGGTACAGCCGCTGCCTTCTCCCCCGACAGCCATTACCTCCTCTTTGGGGCCCCGGGAACCTATAACTGGAAGG GCACCGCCAGGGTGGAGCTCTGTGCGCAGGGCTCAGCGGACCTGGCGCACCTGGACGACGGGCCCTACGAGGCGGGGGGTGAGAAGGAGCAGGACCCCCGCCTCATCCCGGTCCCTGCCAACAGCTACTTTG GGTTGCTCTTTGTGACCAACATTGATAGCTCTGACCCTGACCAGCTGGTGTATAAAACTTTGGACCCTGCTGACCGGCTCCCAGGACCAGCCGGAGACTTGGCCCTGAATAGCTACTTAG GTTTCTCCATTGACTCGGGGAAGGGTCTGGTGCGTGCAGAGGAGCTGAGCTTTGTGGCAGGGGCCCCCCGTGCCAACCACAAGGGTGCTGTGGTCATTCTGCGCAAAGACAGTGCCAGCCGCCTGGTGCCCGAAGTTACGCTGTCTGGGGAGCGCCTGACCTCTGGCTTTGGCTACTCGCTGGCTGTGGCTGATCTCAACAATGATGG CTGGGCAGACCTGGTAGTGGGTGCCCCTTACTTCTTTGAGCGCCAAGAAGAGCTGGGGGGTGCCGTGTATGTGTACATGAACCAGGGGGGTCACTGGGCTGGGGTCTCCCCTCTCCGGCTCTGTGGCTCTCCTGACTCCATGTTCGGGATCAGCCTGGCTGTCTTGGGGGACATCAACCAAGATGGCTTTGCAG ATATCGCTGTGGGGGCTCCCTTTGATGGGgatgggaaagtctttatctacCATGGGAGCAGCCTGGGGGTTGTCATCAAACCTTCCCAG GTGCTGGAGGGTGAGGCCGTGGGTATAAAGAGCTTTGGCTACTCCCTTTCGGGTGGCCTGGATGTGGATGGGAACCATTACCCGGACCTACTGGTCGGCTCCCTGGCCGACACTGCTGTGCTTTTTAG ggccAGACCCGTCCTTCATGTCTCCCATGAGGTCTTCATTGCTCCCCGAGCCATCGACCTAGAGCAGCCTAACTGTGCTGCTGGCCACTCGGTCTG CGTGGACTTGAGGGTCTGTTTCAGCTACATTGCAACCCCCAGCAGCTACAGCCCTATTGTGG CCCTGGATTATGTGTTAGATGGAGACACAGACAGGAGGCTCCGGGGCCAGGTCCCCCGTGTGACCTTCCTGAGCCGTGGCCCAGATGACCCCAAGCACCAGGCCTCAGGCACCGTGTGGCTGAAGCACCAGCATGACCGAGTCTGTGGAGACACCATGTTCCAGCTACAG GAGAATGTCAAAGACAAGCTTCGGGCCATTGTGGTGACTCTGACCTACAATCTCCAGACTCCACGGCTCCGGCGACAGGCTCCTGGCCAGGGGCTGCCCCCAGTGGCCCCCATCCTCAATGCTCACCAGCCCAGCACCCAGAGGGCAGAG ATCCACTTCCTGAAGCAAGGTTGTGGTGAAGACAAGATCTGCCAGAGCAATCTGCAGCTGGTCCATGCGCGCTTCTGTGCCCGCGTCAGTGACACGGAGTTCCAGCCTCTGCCCAT GGATGCAGATGGGACAACAGCCCTGTTTGCCCTGAGTGGGCAGCCGGTCATTGGCCTGGAGCTGACGGTCACTAACCTGCCCTCGgatccagcccagccccaggctgaTGGGGATGATGCTCACGAAGCCCAGCTTCTGGtcaccctccctgcctctctgcactACTCAGGAGTCCGCGCCCTGGACCCCGCG GAGAAGCCGCTCTGCCTGTCCAATGAGAATGCCTCCCATGTCGAGTGTGAGCTGGGGAACCCCATGAAGAGAGGTGCCCAG GTCACCTTTTACCTCATCCTTAGCACCTCAGGGATCACTATTGAGACCACAGAGCTGGAAGTGGAACTGCTCTTGGCCAC GATCAGCGAGCAGGAGCTTTATCCGATCTCTGTCCGAGCTCGTGTCTTCATTGAGCTGCCGCTGTCCATCACAGG gctggccattccccagcaGCTCTTCTTCTCTGGTGTGGTGCGGGGTGAGAGCGCCATGAAGTCTGAACGGGATATAGGCAGCAAGGTCAAGTATGAGGTCACG GTCTCCAACCAAGGCCAGTCGCTGAACACCCTAGGCTCTGCCTTCCTCAACATCATGTGGCCCCATGAGATAGCCAACGGGAAGTGGCTGCTGTACCCCGTGCGGGTGGAGCTGGAGGGCGGGCAGGGGCCCGGGCAGAAGGGGCTCTGCTCCCCGAGGCCCAACATCCTCCAGCTG GATGTGGACAGCAGGGACAGACGGCGACGGGAACTGGAGCAGCCGGAACAGGAGGAGCATCCTGAGCCGCTGGAGCCCAGCACGTCCTGGTGGCCGGTGTCCTCCgctgagaagaagaaaaacatcacCCTG GACTGTGCCCGGGGCACCGCCAACTGCGTGGTATTCAGCTGCCCTCTCTACAGCTTTGACCGCGCCGCTGTGCTGCACGTGTGGGGCCGCCTCTGGAACAGCACCTTCTTGGAG GAGTACTCAGCTGTGAAGTCCCTGGAAGTGATCGTCCGAGCCAATATCACTGTGAAGTCTTCTATCAAGAACTTGCTGCTCAGAGATGCCTCCACGGTG ATCCCCGTGATGGTTTACCTGGACCCCGTGGCTGTGGTGGCAGAAGGAGTCCCCTGGTGGGTCATCCTCATGGCCGTCCTGGCCGGGCTGCTGGTGCTGGCACTGCTGGTGCTGCTCATGTGGAAG ATGGGATTCTTCAAGCGGGCACGGTACCCCGAGGCCACTGTGCCCCAGTACCACGCGGTGAAAATCCCGCGGGAAGACCGGCAGCAGTTCAAGGAGGAGAAGACAGGCACTATCCTGAGGAACAACTGGGGCAGCCCCCGGCGGGAGGGCCCCGATGCGCACCCCATCCTGGCTGCTGATGGGCACCCTGAGCCAGGTTCCGATGGGCATCCTGTGTCAGGCACCACCTAG